From the genome of Syntrophales bacterium:
TCCCTGGGATCACGAGGAATTTTTAAGATTTAACAACGACTATGTGTTACAGGCCGCGGCCCGTTTTCAGGGGCGTCTTATCCCCTTCGTTTGCGTAAAAGCGGACCACCCCGGAGCATCCTCGGAAGTTGAACGATGCCTCGGATCAGGGGCCAGGGGAGTAGGCGAGCTGGCTTTTTATACGAACGGGTTGGATGAGGCAGCGGTAGAGGCATTAAAGCCTCTAACCGATATTTGTCATGAAGCACAATGTCCGATACTGTTGCACACCAATGAGCCTGTCGGCCACCACTATCCAGGCAAAAGCCCCATGACCCTTGCCCAACTCTACCGGCTCCTGAAAATATACGACAAAACCACCTGGATTTTGGCTCACCTGGGTGGTGGCCTGCCCTTCTACTGCTATATGAAGAAGGAAGTGCGGGAGGTAGTATCCAGGTGCTGGTTTGACACGGCGGCCCTCCCTTATCTGTACCGCCCTCAGGTATTGAAAGTTTTTGCGGATGCCATAGGGGCAGAGAAGCTGCTGTTCGGCTCAGACTTTCCCCTCATCCTCTTTTCAAGATATAAAAACGAATTCTTACAGGCCGGATTAAACCAGGAAGAACTGGAGATGATCCTGGGCAAGAATGCCCAATCATTATTATCAATATAGGGGTCGGGGGGTATAGGAGCCAGAATTTTCCCTTAATCCTGAATCCTGACTGAGTCGTTACGCGACAATTTGTAAGGGGTTTTATATGACCGTTCGTACTCGCCTGATGATCGTTACCATCCTCGGACTGGCCGTCACCATGGCCATCTGGGGTTGGATTCAGCTAAGGGCGCTGGATAATATATTGACTGACCAGCAGGTCAAGAGGCTCGATGATGTTGCAGAAACAGTCAGTACGTACTATCAACATTTTCCCACCCGTCGTGGTTTGTCAGTCCTGGACAGAACTTTAAAAGAACAGGTACAGATGGATATCCGTTTAGCCAGGATAGATATTTTTTCCGTTGTCAGTGACGATATCGAATATATCGCCGGCGCCAGCCGTGTTCACTATAACTGGTCCGAGACTTTAGTGGGTTCAGTTGCTGAGGAACTAAAAGCCCGGTATATTAAATTAAATATTGAGGGCGGTCCGGCGCTGGGCATGTTATATCCCGCACTCCTATCAGAGAAAGATAAGAAAAATCGAGTGGTCGTCGGCGTGATTGCCTTTTCTCAGTCCAGTACAGAGATCTTGAACAGAGCTCAGCGCCTTCTCATGCTCAGTAGCGCAGGGCTTTTATTTTTCATTTTGCTCGTTTTGTTCATAAGTTACGGCTGGATTATCGGACATCCCCTGAGAAGCATCATTAGTGCAATTGATGAATTCCAGACAGGAAAGTATGACAGGCGGATTCGCCTGGCCCGGAGGGATGAATGGGGACAACTGGCGGATCATTTCAATTCAATGGCCGATAAAATTGAACAGGTGCTTGCCCGGGATCAGGAACTTAACCTCTCCCTGGAAGAGAGGGTACAGGAAGCCACTCATAATGTTGTACAGTTGCAAAAGGAGGTCAACCAGCTCCAGCAGCTTACGGCGCTTGGATATTTAACGGCTACCCTGGCGCACGATCTTGGCACACCCCTTCATTCCATTGCCGGAATGGCGAGGCTCCTGTTAGAGGGCGATGAATGGCCTCCTGATGTAGGTCGTAAATTGGAACTTATTGTTCAGCAGACACAGCGGTTGGACACGGTGATCCAGAATGTACGCCGTGCCACGCGTCTGCCGGAACCGCATTTCGAAACCATCTCCATTTCCAAACTTTTAAATGAGACCCTGCCTCTCGTTGAACCCCTGACACAGAAGTCAGGTATCTGTCTCAGCGTGGATGTGGAGGTAGACACTCCCCTTCTCTACGTGGACCGGTATCGTTTCCAGATAGCCATGTTAAATCTTATCGAGAATGCAGTGGAAGCGCTGCCCCAGGAAGGAGAAATAACTGTTTCAGCCTCTGCCCTGCCAGGTGGCAGGTTCGTTGCCACCTCTGTTCAGGATAACGGTCCCGGTATCCCTTCCGAATTGATAGAAAAAGTCTGCGAGCCCTTTTTCAGTACTCATGCCGACGAAGGGATGCGCGGTCTGGGACTGGCCATAGTAGAGGGTATTGTCAAGGTACACGGCGGCCATCTTGAGATAAAGAGCCATCCCGATAAGGGTACAGAAGTTATTCTCTATTTTCCCGTCGTTGACGTCATGTCCGGGGAGGCGGCTCCTGACAACGTGTCCTCTTTGAGTAATCCGTAACGCTGGATTTTGGTTCGCAGCGTCTTGCGATCAATCCCCAGTAAGTGGGAAGTACGCGTTTGATTCCATGACGTTTTTTTTAATGTCTGAAGTATCTGCTCTCGTTCCGCTTCCTCAAGAGGCGTCAAATGTGGGTGTGTTGTCTCCCGTCCTGGACGGAATCTCTCTGGTAGATTTTCCGGGAAAATCACCGCAAAGGGTGACATCAACAGGGTTTGCTGGAGGACATTTTCCAGTTCACGGACGTTGCCGGGCCAGTCGTATGCCAGCATACGTTCCATGGCCTCATCGGAAATACGAATAGAAGTATAACCCCATTTTTTCAGAAGATACTCGACGAGTTGCGGCAAGTCTTCCTTGTGTTGCCTCAGCGGCGGCGCATGCAGCCGCACTACAAAGCGATAGAGCAAATCAGACCGGAAGCGGCCTTTTTTTATCTCCTCATCAACATCCCGATTCGCCGCGGCGACCACCCGGACAGCAACATGCCGCACCTCGTGACCGCCGAGTCGTCGCACCTCTCCGCTCTGCATGAAGCGTAAGAGCTTCCCCTGGAGGGCAGGGGACATCTCGGTGATTTCATCTAAAAAGAAGGTGCCTCCCTGGGCAGAGGCCAGC
Proteins encoded in this window:
- a CDS encoding amidohydrolase family protein, encoding MVIDVHVHICPPEVRNERERFLDGEAEFAALYKGPQSRLAGAGEVVAMMDREGVDKAVVFGFPWDHEEFLRFNNDYVLQAAARFQGRLIPFVCVKADHPGASSEVERCLGSGARGVGELAFYTNGLDEAAVEALKPLTDICHEAQCPILLHTNEPVGHHYPGKSPMTLAQLYRLLKIYDKTTWILAHLGGGLPFYCYMKKEVREVVSRCWFDTAALPYLYRPQVLKVFADAIGAEKLLFGSDFPLILFSRYKNEFLQAGLNQEELEMILGKNAQSLLSI
- a CDS encoding ATP-binding protein, with amino-acid sequence MTVRTRLMIVTILGLAVTMAIWGWIQLRALDNILTDQQVKRLDDVAETVSTYYQHFPTRRGLSVLDRTLKEQVQMDIRLARIDIFSVVSDDIEYIAGASRVHYNWSETLVGSVAEELKARYIKLNIEGGPALGMLYPALLSEKDKKNRVVVGVIAFSQSSTEILNRAQRLLMLSSAGLLFFILLVLFISYGWIIGHPLRSIISAIDEFQTGKYDRRIRLARRDEWGQLADHFNSMADKIEQVLARDQELNLSLEERVQEATHNVVQLQKEVNQLQQLTALGYLTATLAHDLGTPLHSIAGMARLLLEGDEWPPDVGRKLELIVQQTQRLDTVIQNVRRATRLPEPHFETISISKLLNETLPLVEPLTQKSGICLSVDVEVDTPLLYVDRYRFQIAMLNLIENAVEALPQEGEITVSASALPGGRFVATSVQDNGPGIPSELIEKVCEPFFSTHADEGMRGLGLAIVEGIVKVHGGHLEIKSHPDKGTEVILYFPVVDVMSGEAAPDNVSSLSNP
- a CDS encoding sigma-54 dependent transcriptional regulator; this encodes MHCRILVIDDDSVACEVLQETLLRAGYDVDACTSAKDALGKELSSYNLLISDIRMPEIDGLHFLRQVQERWPELPVILVTAYGSLETTMEALRLGAWDYISKPFSPEAIRSKVKKVLEVRDLRQRRMLGQPKTAEEPHFIGSSSVMVEFYKQLARVTNVWASVLIEGESGTGKELAARALHQLSSRRESPFVIVNCGAIPENLLESELFGYEKGAFTGADHSHEGLLASAQGGTFFLDEITEMSPALQGKLLRFMQSGEVRRLGGHEVRHVAVRVVAAANRDVDEEIKKGRFRSDLLYRFVVRLHAPPLRQHKEDLPQLVEYLLKKWGYTSIRISDEAMERMLAYDWPGNVRELENVLQQTLLMSPFAVIFPENLPERFRPGRETTHPHLTPLEEAEREQILQTLKKTSWNQTRTSHLLGIDRKTLRTKIQRYGLLKEDTLSGAASPDMTSTTGK